In Oryza glaberrima chromosome 8, OglaRS2, whole genome shotgun sequence, the following are encoded in one genomic region:
- the LOC127783378 gene encoding BTB/POZ and MATH domain-containing protein 2-like: MSVSRCCSRNKHGLHELLYIYLTPEISTLTAARDYYYGDRICSPPPPPPPPPPPPPLTTTTTTTERAMDYFTGTGTIVVSDDSLYAAFGYGDPFGFAPRARPPIRSLPFAAGGYQWCLWFHPTTFAGFFGFGVELLTAGAKARASFEFGPVDAASHNVIVRMPPFLFDHPHHPMVIMVWPKAMLAEEATLFVRDHAVVFRVDVTVVPDEPLPPDAGVGDDDVLPPSDMLAQLGNFYDTKEGADVTFSVDGELFAAHRVILAMRSPVFRAAVYGEMRESGRGGGPIAIDDMRPDVFDALLRYIYTDALPAAADDDDMEATWSDLLVAADRYGVERLKLICERALRGRLDAGNVADMLVLADRQHCETLKDACIEFMATSGKMEEVKASQGYVQLRTSCPLLLVEVLEKSSKFCKP; the protein is encoded by the coding sequence atgtcagtctcacgTTGCTGCTCTCGTAACAAACACGGATTACACGagctcttatatatatatttgactcCCGAAATCTCGACGCTTACGGCGGCGCGCGACTACTATTACGGCGATCGgatctgctcgccgccgccaccgccaccgccgccaccgccaccgccgccgctgacgacgacgacgacgacgactgagCGAGCCATGGACTATTTCACGGGGACGGGGACTATCGTGGTCTCCGACGACAGCCTCTACGCCGCCTTCGGCTACGGCGACCCCTTCGGCTTCGCCCCGCGCGCGAGGCCCCCGATCCGTTCCCtgcccttcgccgccggcggctacCAGTGGTGCCTCTGGTTCCACCCCACCACCTTCGCCGGCTTCTTCGGCTTCGGCGTCGAGCTCCTCACCGCCGGCGCCAAGGCCAGGGCGTCCTTCGAGTTCGGCcccgtcgacgccgcctccCACAACGTCATCGTGCGGATGCCGCCCTTCCTCTTCGACCACCCCCACCACCCCATGGTCATCATGGTCTGGCCCAAGGCCATGCTCGCCGAGGAGGCGACACTGTTCGTCCGCGACCACGCCGTCGTGTTCCGGGTCGACGTCACCGTCGTCCCGGACGAGCCGCTGCCTCcggacgccggcgtcggcgacgacgacgtgctgcCGCCCTCGGACATGCTGGCCCAGCTCGGCAACTTCTACGACACCAAGGAGGGCGCGGACGTGACGTTCTccgtcgacggcgagctctTCGCCGCGCACCGGGTCATCCTCGCCATGCGCTCGCCGGTGTTCAGGGCGGCGGTGTACGGCGAGATGAGGGagagcggccgcggcggcgggccgatCGCCATCGACGACATGCGCCCCGACGTGTTCGACGCGCTGCTCCGCTACATCTACACCgacgccctccccgccgccgccgatgacgacGACATGGAGGCAACGTGGAGCGACCTcctggtcgccgccgaccggtACGGCGTGGAGAGGCTGAAGCTGATCTGCGAGCGCGCGCTGCGCGGGAGGCTCGACGCCGGCAACGTCGCCGACATGCTGGTGCTGGCCGACCGGCAGCACTGCGAGACGCTCAAGGATGCTTGCATCGAGTTCATGGCGACGTCGGGGAAGATGGAGGAGGTGAAGGCGAGCCAGGGGTACGTGCAGCTCCGTACTTCTTGCCCTTTGCTCTTGGTCGAGGTTTTAGAGAAGTCAAGCAAATTTTGCAAACCTTAA